A DNA window from Deltaproteobacteria bacterium contains the following coding sequences:
- a CDS encoding VOC family protein, with translation MSIEAIDHWVLTVKDLEETFAFYRKLGLDAGWQERPGGRGKRPIIRISDTQKLNLYVIDRYETESPTFAPGYARGSADFCLQWHGTVQEAQDFLKQAGIQTIDGPVARSGALGPGTSLYLRDPDNNLIELITYGDPKYA, from the coding sequence ATGAGTATCGAAGCCATCGACCACTGGGTGCTGACTGTGAAAGACCTGGAAGAGACTTTTGCGTTCTATCGCAAACTCGGCCTCGACGCTGGCTGGCAAGAACGCCCCGGCGGCCGCGGCAAGCGGCCGATCATTCGCATCAGCGACACGCAGAAGCTCAATCTCTACGTCATCGATCGCTACGAGACCGAGAGCCCCACGTTCGCGCCGGGCTACGCCAGAGGCTCGGCGGATTTCTGCTTGCAATGGCACGGCACCGTGCAAGAAGCGCAGGATTTTCTCAAGCAAGCCGGCATCCAAACGATCGACGGTCCGGTCGCCCGCTCCGGCGCACTAGGGCCGGGCACAAGTTTGTACTTGCGTGATCCGGATAACAACCTGATCGAGCTGATCACCTATGGTGATCCGAAATACGCGTAA